A single region of the Drosophila takahashii strain IR98-3 E-12201 chromosome 2R, DtakHiC1v2, whole genome shotgun sequence genome encodes:
- the LOC108062486 gene encoding uncharacterized protein — protein MSSVAINSLGIFLLLLPGILGQCVDCNAHWKFHCQTNYTGYYCAPGAYISKKLILKDECLKNIRAYDSPFSPCTPFPIQITYIETFCCLYSPSLGCQLALNPGVLNKEKLPVSRCEDCIEHCQCLNKGAPPFQPSIKLPLLGIFALLPQLI, from the exons ATGTCATCCGTCGCCATAAATTCCTTGggtatttttctgcttttgttgCCTG GTATTCTTGGTCAGTGCGTAGACTGTAATGCTCACTGGAAGTTCCATTGCCAGACCAACTATACGGGTTACTACTGCGCTCCAGGCGCTTACATCagtaaaaagttgattttaaaggaCGAATGCCTGAAGAATATCAGGGCTTATGATAGCCCCTTCTCTCCATGCACGCCCTTCCCTATCCAAATAA CTTACATCGAGACGTTTTGCTGTCTTTATTCACCCTCGCTGGGCTGCCAGTTGGCCCTCAATCCAGGTGTCTTGAACAAGGAGAAGCTACCTGTCAGCAGATGCGAGGACTGCATTGAACACTGCCAATGCTTGAACAAGGGTGCACCTCCCTTTCAGCCCTCTATAAAGTTACCTCTCTTGGGGATTTTCGCCCTGCTACCTCAGTTGATCTAG